Proteins from a genomic interval of Chroococcidiopsis thermalis PCC 7203:
- a CDS encoding PAS domain-containing protein has translation MPINSNKFAENTGELTIQLEAMCRRLENLYIRAKEPAWSPAELLAESFRELSCSLEEIYVAIEELRQQNEELAAARFLVEQERQRYQDLFELAPDGYFVTNAAGVILEANRAAVSLLNAAPEYLVGKPLVLFVERGDRSSFRSQLNRLCYQIDRLQNWQVRIQPHKWEPYDAFLTATVVRDRQGTASHLRICLRQTDEQQVAIGS, from the coding sequence ATGCCAATCAATTCAAATAAGTTTGCTGAGAACACGGGCGAGCTAACGATTCAGTTAGAAGCAATGTGCCGTCGCTTAGAAAATTTGTATATTCGTGCAAAAGAGCCAGCTTGGTCGCCAGCGGAGTTACTGGCAGAATCTTTTAGAGAACTCAGTTGTTCTCTAGAAGAGATTTATGTTGCTATTGAGGAGCTGCGGCAGCAAAATGAAGAATTGGCAGCAGCTAGATTTTTAGTCGAGCAGGAGCGCCAACGCTACCAAGATTTATTTGAATTGGCTCCAGATGGCTATTTTGTCACCAATGCTGCGGGAGTGATTCTCGAAGCTAACCGTGCTGCTGTTAGTCTACTGAATGCAGCGCCAGAATACTTAGTTGGCAAACCACTTGTCTTGTTTGTCGAACGAGGCGATCGCTCATCCTTTCGTTCTCAACTCAATCGACTATGCTATCAAATTGACCGACTGCAAAACTGGCAAGTCCGCATCCAACCTCACAAATGGGAACCCTATGACGCATTCTTGACGGCAACCGTCGTGCGCGATCGCCAAGGAACGGCAAGTCATTTACGGATTTGCCTGCGACAGACTGACGAGCAGCAAGTGGCGATCGGCAGCTAA
- a CDS encoding NAD(P)H-quinone oxidoreductase subunit H — MARIETRTEPMVLNMGPHHPSMHGVMRLIVTLDGEDVVDCEPVIGYLHRGMEKIAENRTNIMYVPYVSRWDYAAGMFNEAVTVNAPEKLADIPVPKRASYIRVIMLELNRIANHLLWLGPFMADVGAQTPFFYIFREREMIYDLWEAATGYRMVNNNYFRIGGVAVDLPYGWIDKCLDFCDYFMPKVDEYERLITNNPIFRRRVEGVGTITREEAINWGLSGPMLRASGVKWDLRKVDHYECYDDFDWDVHWETAGDCFARYLVRIREMRESVKILRQAIAGLPGGPYENLEAKRMQAGPKSEWSGFDYQYISKKVAPTFKIPKGEHYIRVESGKGELGIYIIGDDNVFPWRWKIRAADFNNVQILPHILRGVKVADIVTILGSIDIIMGSVDR; from the coding sequence ATGGCAAGGATAGAAACCAGAACAGAACCCATGGTACTCAACATGGGACCGCATCACCCCTCCATGCATGGCGTGATGCGGTTGATCGTGACTCTGGATGGCGAAGATGTGGTCGATTGCGAACCCGTCATCGGCTACCTGCACCGAGGAATGGAAAAAATCGCCGAAAACCGCACCAACATCATGTACGTCCCCTACGTGAGTCGGTGGGATTATGCGGCGGGGATGTTCAATGAGGCTGTTACTGTCAACGCCCCCGAAAAATTAGCCGATATTCCCGTTCCTAAACGCGCCAGCTACATCCGCGTCATCATGCTGGAACTGAACCGGATTGCCAATCACTTACTCTGGTTGGGTCCGTTTATGGCTGATGTTGGCGCTCAAACTCCTTTCTTTTACATCTTCCGCGAACGCGAGATGATCTACGACCTCTGGGAAGCAGCTACAGGCTACCGGATGGTGAATAACAACTACTTCCGCATTGGTGGTGTAGCCGTCGATCTACCTTACGGCTGGATCGATAAGTGCCTCGATTTTTGCGACTACTTCATGCCCAAAGTAGACGAATACGAGCGCCTGATCACCAACAACCCGATTTTCCGTCGTCGTGTTGAGGGTGTAGGCACGATTACAAGAGAAGAAGCTATTAACTGGGGGCTTTCCGGTCCCATGCTGCGGGCAAGTGGCGTAAAGTGGGACTTGCGGAAAGTTGACCACTACGAATGCTACGACGACTTCGACTGGGACGTTCACTGGGAAACCGCCGGGGATTGCTTTGCGCGTTACTTAGTGCGAATTCGGGAAATGCGCGAATCGGTGAAAATTCTGCGCCAAGCCATTGCCGGACTACCAGGTGGACCCTACGAAAACCTGGAAGCCAAGCGGATGCAAGCTGGTCCAAAATCTGAATGGAGTGGTTTTGATTACCAATACATCAGTAAGAAAGTTGCCCCCACATTCAAGATTCCCAAAGGCGAACACTACATCCGTGTAGAGAGTGGCAAAGGGGAATTAGGCATTTATATTATCGGCGATGATAATGTCTTCCCTTGGCGGTGGAAAATCCGCGCAGCTGATTTCAACAACGTGCAAATTCTGCCTCATATCCTCCGAGGCGTGAAGGTTGCTGATATCGTCACGATCCTGGGTAGTATTGACATCATCATGGGATCGGTAGACCGATAA
- a CDS encoding SAM-dependent methyltransferase, which yields MTDDSNLELKQAIRRAIASSSQQRITFAEYMELALYHPTCGYYTTKAVQMGKQGDFFTSTHLGADFGELLAEQFVQMWQILGKPQPFTLVEMGAGQGFLVLDLLKYVQLNYPEFFAVLDYIIVEQSPALRELQQQTIPPTPLEKGGKTIPPTPLEKGGKTIPPTPLEKGGKTIPPTPLEKGGNVLSTTPFLRGSPPAGGSIRWCSLEEIPDNSIAGCFFSNELIDALPVHQIAIERGVLREVYVGQGKQGGQGSSNSSHQPLATSHSPFTEITEKLSTPRLQEYFDLVGIDITSSTYPDGYRSEVNLAALDWLQAVAQKLQRGYVLTIDYGYPASRYYNPARSQGTLQCYYQHHHHNDPYINIGQQDITAHVDFTALQRWGDRCGLPTVGFTQQGLFLMALGLGDRIAALSQTTSQSLQQVLWRRDALHQLLDPMGLGGFGVLIQSRGLTETEVAQPLMGLK from the coding sequence ATGACAGATGACTCGAATTTAGAGTTGAAGCAGGCGATTCGACGTGCGATCGCCTCCAGTTCTCAGCAGCGAATCACTTTTGCTGAGTATATGGAATTAGCGCTATATCACCCGACTTGCGGCTATTACACGACTAAAGCCGTCCAAATGGGCAAGCAGGGTGATTTTTTTACGTCTACCCATCTGGGTGCTGATTTTGGCGAGTTGCTCGCAGAGCAGTTCGTTCAAATGTGGCAGATCTTAGGAAAACCTCAGCCCTTTACTTTAGTAGAAATGGGGGCAGGTCAAGGTTTTTTGGTTTTAGATTTACTCAAATACGTCCAGCTGAATTATCCAGAGTTTTTCGCCGTACTGGACTACATCATTGTCGAGCAGTCTCCTGCTTTGCGAGAGTTACAGCAGCAGACGATCCCCCCAACCCCCCTTGAGAAGGGGGGCAAGACGATCCCCCCAACCCCCCTTGAAAAGGGGGGCAAGACGATCCCCCCAACCCCCCTTGAAAAGGGAGGCAAGACGATCCCCCCAACCCCCCTTGAGAAGGGGGGCAATGTTCTCTCTACAACCCCCTTTTTAAGGGGGTCGCCGCCGGCGGGGGGATCCATCCGCTGGTGCAGTCTAGAAGAAATCCCAGATAATTCGATCGCTGGCTGTTTCTTTTCCAACGAACTCATAGACGCACTACCCGTACATCAAATTGCGATCGAACGAGGTGTGCTGCGAGAGGTGTATGTTGGACAAGGGAAACAAGGGGGACAAGGAAGTAGCAATTCTAGTCACCAGCCACTAGCCACTAGCCACTCTCCTTTTACAGAAATTACAGAGAAACTTTCTACACCCAGACTGCAAGAATATTTCGACTTGGTTGGCATCGATATAACTTCTTCTACCTATCCAGATGGATATCGCAGCGAGGTAAATTTGGCTGCTTTAGACTGGTTGCAAGCAGTAGCTCAGAAGTTGCAGCGTGGATATGTATTGACAATTGATTATGGTTATCCTGCAAGTCGATACTACAATCCAGCACGATCGCAAGGGACTTTACAATGTTACTATCAACACCATCACCACAACGATCCGTATATCAATATCGGACAACAAGATATCACCGCTCACGTTGATTTTACAGCTCTACAGCGATGGGGCGATCGCTGCGGACTGCCAACAGTCGGGTTCACCCAACAAGGCTTATTTTTGATGGCGTTAGGATTGGGCGATCGCATTGCGGCACTATCTCAAACCACAAGCCAATCGCTCCAACAAGTCCTATGGCGGCGTGATGCTCTACATCAACTGCTCGATCCTATGGGTTTAGGCGGATTTGGCGTTTTGATTCAAAGCCGGGGACTCACTGAGACAGAAGTAGCACAGCCCTTGATGGGGTTAAAGTAG
- a CDS encoding DUF1643 domain-containing protein yields the protein MKMSAAIAPDGLYRYSLTRVWDTDLPCIGFIMLNPSTADATKDDPTIRRCINFARNWGYGSIEVGNLFAYRATDWLVLRRVFDPVGCENDSYLMRMQQSVEKIVIGWGNYGSWQQRDKSVLGFLSQGQVLHCLGVTLQGQPRHPLYVRGGAVLIPYREPGVVGGGSWKIPANN from the coding sequence ATGAAGATGAGTGCTGCGATCGCACCCGATGGATTGTATCGTTATTCCCTAACTAGAGTTTGGGACACCGATCTACCATGCATTGGCTTTATTATGCTCAACCCCAGTACGGCAGATGCAACCAAAGACGATCCCACGATTCGTCGCTGTATCAATTTTGCTCGTAACTGGGGATACGGAAGCATAGAAGTAGGCAATTTATTTGCTTACCGCGCCACCGATTGGTTAGTGTTGCGAAGAGTCTTCGATCCGGTTGGCTGCGAGAATGACTCTTATTTAATGCGAATGCAGCAAAGTGTCGAGAAAATTGTCATTGGTTGGGGTAACTATGGTAGTTGGCAACAAAGAGATAAATCCGTACTAGGTTTCTTGAGTCAGGGTCAAGTTTTGCATTGTCTAGGAGTCACCCTACAAGGACAGCCACGTCATCCACTCTATGTTAGAGGGGGTGCAGTCCTAATACCATATCGGGAGCCGGGAGTCGTAGGGGGGGGTTCATGGAAAATTCCTGCGAACAACTAG
- a CDS encoding 2-hydroxyacid dehydrogenase yields the protein MKVAVFSTKSYDRTFLETANAEYKHELAFFEPRLTCETSILAKDYPVVCVFVNDQLDRQTLTCLADRGTKLIALRAAGYNNIDIIAATELGLPVVRVPAYSPYAVAEYTLGIILALNRKIYRTHYRVREGNFSLEGLMGFDLHGKTAGIVGTGKIGAIVAQILHACGCHVLAYDKYQNPDCQALGVQYVSLQDLFARTDIISLHCPLTPETYHLVNSEAIALMKTGVMLINTSRGALIDAKAAIKGLKSGKIGYLGLDVYEQEGDIFFEDLSNTIVQDDVLQRLLTFPNVLITGHQAFFTKDALTSIAQTTLANISDFESGKPCPNQIKVEFPQAVASNVK from the coding sequence ATGAAAGTTGCTGTATTTAGCACCAAATCCTACGATCGCACCTTTTTAGAAACTGCTAACGCCGAATACAAACACGAACTGGCATTTTTTGAACCTCGTCTGACCTGCGAAACGAGCATTTTAGCAAAAGACTATCCAGTAGTTTGCGTCTTTGTCAACGACCAATTAGATCGTCAAACCTTGACTTGTCTAGCCGATCGCGGTACGAAGTTAATTGCTTTGCGTGCTGCCGGATATAACAACATAGATATCATTGCTGCTACTGAATTAGGTTTACCAGTCGTGCGCGTGCCAGCCTACTCACCCTATGCAGTAGCAGAATATACTCTAGGGATAATTCTTGCCCTGAATCGTAAAATTTACCGCACTCATTATCGCGTGCGCGAGGGGAATTTTTCGCTAGAAGGTTTGATGGGTTTTGACTTACACGGCAAGACAGCGGGGATCGTTGGTACTGGAAAGATTGGGGCGATCGTCGCGCAAATTCTCCATGCTTGCGGCTGTCATGTGCTAGCGTATGACAAATATCAAAACCCTGACTGTCAAGCTTTAGGCGTGCAGTATGTCTCGCTTCAGGACTTATTTGCCCGTACTGACATTATCAGCCTTCACTGTCCGCTAACACCAGAGACATACCATTTAGTTAATTCTGAAGCGATCGCCTTGATGAAAACAGGTGTAATGCTGATTAATACCAGTCGTGGAGCGTTGATCGACGCAAAAGCAGCTATTAAAGGCTTAAAATCCGGTAAAATTGGATATCTTGGTTTAGATGTCTACGAGCAAGAAGGAGATATTTTTTTTGAAGATCTCTCAAACACCATCGTGCAAGATGACGTATTACAGCGGTTGCTGACGTTCCCCAACGTCCTGATTACTGGTCATCAAGCCTTTTTTACCAAAGACGCACTGACTAGTATTGCCCAGACTACCCTTGCCAATATTAGCGATTTTGAAAGCGGAAAACCTTGTCCTAATCAAATTAAAGTAGAGTTTCCTCAAGCGGTTGCTAGCAATGTCAAGTAA
- a CDS encoding CAAD domain-containing protein produces MESQIQQQEYTTTPEGMPASEPAGTLALPPAPQSNAQLKKLGAQVRAFLDELPEYIAKFYNENQKPITVVLLIVAAFVTVKVVLAILDALNDIPLLAPTFELIGIGYSAWFVYRYLLKVETREELGQEIQAITSQVVGSKK; encoded by the coding sequence ATGGAATCTCAGATACAACAACAAGAATACACCACCACACCTGAAGGAATGCCAGCTAGCGAACCCGCAGGCACCTTGGCGCTTCCTCCCGCGCCTCAGTCAAACGCGCAATTGAAAAAACTCGGCGCTCAAGTCAGAGCCTTTCTGGACGAACTACCAGAATACATTGCCAAGTTTTATAACGAAAACCAAAAGCCAATTACTGTTGTCCTCTTGATTGTGGCAGCATTTGTCACTGTCAAAGTCGTTTTGGCAATCTTAGATGCTCTCAATGATATTCCTCTGCTTGCACCAACTTTTGAATTAATCGGGATCGGTTATTCTGCTTGGTTTGTCTATCGTTACCTACTCAAAGTAGAGACACGGGAAGAATTGGGGCAAGAAATTCAAGCTATTACCAGTCAAGTCGTTGGTAGCAAGAAATAG
- a CDS encoding S-layer homology domain-containing protein produces the protein MTNSPPPDPRSSRTPLGFDEFLAVVLALAALGGILFWSLSRSGRGFQIPSILPLVTAPEARSPVALTPQPQASPEPRAELAPIPSPAPEAIAPETPVTPRRQPVAPFPAIVPVPTTPTTPASPEPSPTQQVKFQDVPADYWAYPFITALAERGIVRGFSGGYYKPTDPVTRAEYAAILQEAFNQLPGSDTQSKFTDVPENFWGIPAINRAIQLGFLRGYPDNTFKAQQEIPRAQVLVSLASGLNLAPPALPEQVLEKFYVDADQIPNYARERIAAATTAGLVVNYPEANQLRPNIKATRADVAASVYQALVRAGRLDPIQSPYIAGVQQQ, from the coding sequence ATGACTAATTCCCCACCTCCCGATCCTCGGTCTTCCAGAACTCCTTTAGGATTTGATGAATTTCTTGCAGTCGTGCTGGCTTTAGCTGCGCTCGGCGGAATACTATTTTGGTCGCTGTCTCGTTCGGGGCGAGGTTTTCAGATTCCCAGTATCTTACCGTTGGTGACTGCCCCAGAAGCGCGATCGCCTGTGGCTTTGACTCCCCAGCCGCAAGCTAGCCCCGAACCTAGAGCGGAACTAGCGCCGATTCCCAGTCCTGCCCCAGAAGCGATCGCTCCAGAAACGCCTGTCACGCCCCGCAGACAGCCTGTAGCTCCATTTCCGGCGATCGTCCCTGTTCCCACCACACCAACCACTCCAGCATCCCCAGAACCATCTCCAACCCAACAAGTTAAGTTTCAAGATGTGCCTGCGGATTATTGGGCATATCCATTTATTACAGCTCTTGCCGAGCGTGGCATCGTCAGAGGTTTTTCTGGCGGCTATTACAAGCCTACCGATCCCGTCACTAGAGCTGAGTATGCTGCGATTTTGCAAGAAGCCTTCAATCAATTACCTGGATCTGATACTCAGAGTAAATTTACAGATGTGCCTGAAAATTTCTGGGGAATCCCAGCGATTAATCGAGCAATTCAACTTGGATTTTTACGCGGGTATCCTGACAATACATTTAAAGCTCAACAGGAGATTCCTAGAGCGCAAGTTTTGGTGTCTCTGGCTAGTGGCTTAAATCTTGCACCACCAGCCTTACCAGAGCAAGTCTTGGAGAAATTCTATGTAGATGCAGACCAAATTCCCAATTATGCTAGGGAGAGAATTGCCGCAGCTACCACGGCTGGGTTAGTCGTGAATTATCCTGAAGCTAATCAACTCAGACCTAATATCAAGGCTACCCGTGCTGATGTAGCAGCCAGCGTTTACCAAGCTTTAGTAAGAGCAGGACGGCTCGATCCGATTCAATCTCCCTATATTGCTGGAGTTCAACAGCAGTAA
- a CDS encoding homoserine dehydrogenase has protein sequence MGNAHPTIVFGELSGKVVAFKVGLLGLGTVGTGTVQLLQDRAGRHSLMQELEIYRVGVRSLDKPRAVNLPDGILTTDLQAIVSDPEVEIVVEVLGGLEPARSLIMEAIAHHKHVVTANKAVIARYGNEIFDAANAAGVYVMLEAAVGGGIPVIQPLKQTLGVNRIHAITGIVNGTTNYILTRMQAEGSSFDDVLADAQKLGYAEADPTADVDGLDAGDKIAILASLAYGGRIKLPDVYCEGIRQVSQTDIAYAQKLGFTIKLLAIAQRETPSAPSASSAPSAPLLSVRVHPTLIPQSHPLASIHGVYNAILVEAEPLGQVMFFGPGAGAGATASAVVSDILNVAAVLKTGHLETESASLHPLLACTHQDYCAIAPMSELVTRFYARFLTKDHPGVIGKLGTCFGSHGVSLESVVQTGIHKHLAEIVVVTHNVREGDFHQALAEIRQLEAIDSIPSILRVLEEGSGE, from the coding sequence GTGGGCAATGCCCACCCTACAATTGTTTTTGGCGAACTAAGTGGGAAAGTTGTGGCTTTTAAGGTTGGTTTACTAGGATTAGGTACGGTAGGAACGGGGACGGTTCAGCTATTGCAGGATAGGGCTGGACGGCATTCTCTAATGCAGGAGTTGGAAATTTATCGAGTTGGAGTCCGATCGCTCGATAAGCCCCGTGCGGTCAACCTACCAGATGGAATATTGACGACAGATTTACAGGCGATTGTCAGCGATCCAGAAGTAGAGATTGTCGTTGAGGTATTGGGAGGACTGGAACCAGCGCGATCGCTGATTATGGAGGCGATCGCTCATCACAAGCACGTCGTCACGGCGAATAAGGCTGTTATCGCCCGTTACGGCAATGAAATTTTTGATGCTGCCAACGCTGCTGGAGTTTACGTCATGCTAGAGGCGGCTGTTGGGGGAGGCATTCCAGTCATTCAACCCCTGAAACAAACTCTAGGTGTGAATCGGATTCATGCTATTACTGGCATTGTCAACGGGACGACAAACTATATTCTGACGCGGATGCAAGCGGAAGGCAGTAGTTTTGATGACGTACTGGCAGACGCACAAAAACTCGGATATGCTGAAGCTGACCCTACTGCCGATGTAGACGGTTTAGATGCTGGCGATAAAATCGCTATTCTCGCTTCCTTAGCTTACGGTGGCAGGATCAAGCTACCCGATGTTTACTGTGAAGGCATTCGTCAAGTCAGCCAAACAGATATTGCTTACGCCCAAAAACTCGGTTTTACAATCAAATTACTCGCGATCGCCCAAAGAGAAACTCCTTCAGCTCCCTCAGCTTCCTCAGCTCCCTCAGCCCCTCTGCTCTCCGTCCGCGTTCACCCCACTCTCATACCTCAATCGCATCCCTTAGCCAGCATTCACGGGGTCTACAACGCAATTTTGGTGGAAGCCGAACCCCTCGGACAGGTGATGTTTTTTGGTCCTGGGGCAGGGGCAGGAGCAACCGCTAGCGCCGTTGTTTCGGATATTTTAAATGTTGCTGCTGTGTTGAAAACGGGACACTTGGAGACAGAAAGCGCCTCACTCCACCCATTACTCGCTTGCACTCATCAAGACTACTGCGCGATCGCCCCAATGTCAGAACTCGTTACCCGATTTTACGCCCGCTTCCTCACCAAAGACCATCCTGGGGTAATTGGTAAGTTGGGAACTTGTTTCGGTTCCCACGGTGTCAGCTTAGAATCTGTCGTGCAGACGGGAATTCACAAACATTTAGCCGAAATCGTCGTTGTCACCCACAACGTGCGCGAAGGCGATTTTCATCAAGCTTTAGCAGAAATTCGCCAGCTTGAAGCAATTGATAGTATTCCTAGTATTTTGCGCGTGTTGGAAGAGGGGAGTGGGGAGTGA
- the petH gene encoding ferredoxin--NADP reductase, producing MYNSNAADAAANTEAGSRVFVYEVVGLRQNETTDQMGYPIRQSGSVYMRVPYNRMNQEMRRIARMGGKIVNIQLLTVDGNGNGKAPAVAPKQEAAKAAPQEQKKAENKGKPMTQAQPKPEKAKHADVPVNTYRPNAPFVGKCLSNEELVGEGGIGTVRHLIFDLSGSNLRYLEGQSIGIIPPGTDKNGKPEKLRLYSIASTRHGDKMDDKTVSLCVRQLEYKHPETGETVYGVCSTYLCHLEAGADVKITGPVGKEMLLPEDPNANVIMLATGTGIAPFRAYLWRMFKDEEKAANPEYQFKGFAWLIFGIPQTPNILYKQELEELQAQYPDNFRLTYAISREQKNAQGGKMYIQDRVAEQAAELWKLIQQENTHTYICGLKGMEGGIDEALAAEAAKSGIKWSDYQKEMKKAGRWHVETY from the coding sequence ATGTACAATTCCAACGCCGCTGATGCAGCCGCCAACACCGAAGCTGGTAGCCGCGTCTTTGTATACGAAGTGGTGGGCTTACGTCAGAATGAAACAACTGACCAAATGGGCTACCCGATTCGTCAAAGTGGCAGCGTATATATGAGAGTGCCTTACAACCGCATGAACCAAGAAATGCGGCGGATCGCCCGTATGGGAGGCAAAATTGTCAATATTCAACTTCTGACAGTTGATGGCAACGGTAACGGCAAAGCCCCTGCTGTGGCTCCAAAACAAGAAGCAGCAAAAGCTGCACCACAAGAGCAGAAAAAAGCAGAAAATAAAGGCAAGCCCATGACTCAAGCACAGCCAAAGCCTGAGAAAGCCAAACACGCAGATGTCCCCGTCAATACCTATCGTCCCAATGCTCCTTTTGTTGGGAAGTGTCTTTCCAATGAAGAATTGGTTGGTGAAGGCGGAATTGGTACTGTTCGTCACTTAATTTTCGATCTTTCCGGTAGCAATCTTCGTTACCTAGAAGGTCAGAGTATCGGCATCATCCCACCCGGGACAGATAAAAACGGTAAGCCGGAAAAGCTACGGCTATACTCCATTGCTTCCACCCGTCACGGGGACAAAATGGATGACAAAACCGTTTCTCTATGCGTGCGTCAATTGGAGTACAAGCACCCTGAAACAGGCGAGACTGTCTACGGTGTTTGCTCGACTTACCTCTGTCACTTAGAAGCAGGGGCAGACGTGAAGATCACCGGACCCGTCGGGAAGGAAATGTTGCTGCCAGAAGACCCCAATGCCAACGTTATCATGTTGGCAACGGGTACGGGTATTGCTCCATTTAGAGCTTACCTGTGGCGGATGTTTAAGGATGAAGAAAAAGCTGCCAACCCTGAGTATCAATTTAAGGGTTTTGCTTGGTTGATCTTCGGTATTCCTCAAACTCCCAATATCCTTTACAAACAGGAACTAGAAGAGTTACAAGCGCAGTATCCCGATAACTTCCGTCTCACTTATGCCATTAGCCGCGAGCAGAAAAACGCTCAAGGTGGCAAAATGTACATCCAAGACCGAGTAGCCGAACAAGCAGCAGAACTGTGGAAGCTGATCCAGCAAGAAAATACCCACACTTACATTTGCGGTTTAAAAGGTATGGAAGGCGGGATCGACGAAGCACTAGCAGCGGAGGCTGCTAAATCTGGTATCAAGTGGTCGGACTATCAGAAAGAGATGAAGAAAGCCGGACGCTGGCACGTTGAAACCTATTAG
- a CDS encoding phosphoribulokinase, translating to MISKPDRVVLIGVAGDSGCGKSTFLRRLTDLFGEELVTVICLDDYHSLDRKQRKETGITALNPKANNFDLMYEQIKALKNGQSIEKPIYNHETGCIDPPEHIEPNHIIVVEGLHPLYDERVRSLLDFSVYLDISNEVKIAWKIQRDMAERGHRYEDVVAAINSRKPDFDAYIEPQREFADVVIQVLPTNLIKEDKERKVLRVRMLQKEDVHGMTPTYLFDEGSTIQWTPCGRKLTCSYPGMQMFYGSDVYYGQYVSVLEVDGQFDNLEEVAYIETHLSNTFTKYQGEMTHLLLQHREYPGSNNGTGLFQVLTGLKMRAVYESLTAKEIKMAVSAKA from the coding sequence ATGATCAGTAAGCCGGATCGCGTGGTTTTGATTGGCGTAGCCGGAGATTCCGGTTGCGGTAAATCCACGTTTTTGCGCCGTTTAACAGATTTGTTTGGAGAAGAGTTAGTCACCGTTATTTGCTTAGATGACTATCACAGCCTGGATCGCAAACAGCGCAAAGAAACAGGAATCACTGCCCTCAATCCCAAGGCAAATAATTTTGACCTAATGTACGAGCAAATCAAAGCTCTGAAAAACGGTCAATCAATTGAAAAGCCGATTTACAACCACGAAACCGGATGCATTGACCCACCGGAACATATCGAGCCAAATCATATCATTGTAGTTGAGGGCTTGCATCCGCTGTATGACGAACGGGTGCGATCGCTACTTGATTTCAGCGTCTATCTTGACATCAGCAATGAAGTCAAGATCGCTTGGAAAATTCAACGCGACATGGCAGAACGCGGTCATCGCTATGAAGACGTGGTTGCGGCAATTAACTCTCGCAAACCCGATTTTGACGCTTACATCGAGCCGCAAAGAGAATTTGCCGATGTTGTAATTCAGGTGTTGCCAACTAACCTGATCAAAGAAGACAAAGAGCGGAAAGTGTTGCGCGTGCGGATGCTGCAAAAAGAAGACGTACACGGCATGACACCAACCTACCTATTCGACGAAGGCTCTACGATTCAGTGGACACCTTGCGGACGTAAACTGACCTGTTCCTACCCAGGAATGCAAATGTTCTACGGGTCGGACGTTTACTACGGTCAATACGTCTCCGTATTAGAAGTAGACGGACAATTTGACAACCTAGAGGAAGTTGCTTACATCGAAACTCACCTGAGCAACACCTTTACCAAATACCAAGGTGAAATGACTCATTTGTTGCTCCAGCACCGCGAATACCCTGGTTCCAACAACGGCACGGGTTTATTCCAAGTCCTAACAGGCTTGAAGATGCGAGCAGTCTACGAAAGCCTCACTGCCAAAGAAATCAAAATGGCAGTCTCGGCAAAAGCCTAA